The Eubacterium maltosivorans genome includes the window AGCATTTTAAAATCAAACACACAGTCTTCCCTGTGAAGCTTAAGCACCGGCACTTTAAAATAAACGTAGATCAGACAGGTAACGGCCGATACGCCCTGCGCGATCAGCGTAGCCCAGGCCACACCGGCCACACCCATGTTAAAATAAATAACGAATACCAGGTCCAGCACAATATTCAAAAGCGCCGCGACAATTAAAAAATACAGAGGGGTTTTTGAATCGCCCACAGCACGACATATTGCAGCCAGTCCGTTGTAGGTAAATAAAAAAATGCATCCCATGTAATAGATGTTGATATAGGTAGACGCGCCTTCATAAATGTTGGCCGGCGTCTGGATCAGATGCAGCAGCCAGTCTGAAATGGCAAGGCCCAGCGCACAGACCACAGCTCCTACGATCAAAATAAAAACCATGCTGGTAAACACCGCACGGCGCATATTCTTTTTATCTCCCGCGCCAAAATACTGAGAGATAAGTACTGAGCAGCCCATACTCAGCCCCATGGCGACCGCTACCAGTAAAAATACCATTGCTGCCGTTGAGCCAACCGCCGCCAGCGCGTCTGCGCCCACATAATTCCCAACAATGACGGTATCCACTATATTGTAGAGCTGCTGAAAAATGTTGCCAAGCAGCATGGGCAGCATAAAGACCATCAGAATTTTCGCCGGCTTGCCCCGGGTCATATCATTAACCATAAAATCTCACTCTCCTCCAATGTTCACATTCATAAAACAGTCTGTCTTAACCGTCACTTTCCTGATTAAGCTTCCAAACTTTAACTGCAATCCTTTCTGACAGCTCGTCAAACAAAACCTTTTCCTCTTCTGTAAATTCTGCCATCACTTCCTCCTCCAGCTGCCTTCTGCTTTCCTTAATGGCAACCACTGCCTTATCGCCGGCCTCTGTCAGATAAACACACTTTTCACGCTTGCTCTCACAGTTGGTTTCACGCTTAATAAGCCCCATATCCTCCAGGGCTGACAGAGTTTTCGCCACAGTGGTTTTATTAAACTGAAAAAAACGTGCAATGGCATGCTGGTTAACACCGTCATTGTGTTTTAAATACAAGAGAATGGACTGCTCTGTATTATTGAGCTGCATACCGCTCAGGCGTTTTTGAAATAAAATCTCGCTGTGGCGGTAAATGATTGAGATATTTTTAAAAAACATCATTTCCTCCATATGGTTTGGCCGCAAACAGTTTCTTGTTAAACAGTTTACATATAAACTATTTTAGATTTTCTTCTATGTTTTGTCAATCAAAAAAACAGGCAGACCGCCTGTTTTTCGTTTTCTAATTTTGACCACTCAGCAAATTTTTAAGCTCAGGGATATACGCTTGAAGTGAAGCCGCCGCAGTTCTCACCTGCTCGTTGGCCGAGGACAGTGCATCATAATCCTTATTTTCAATTCCTGTTTTATACGCTGCCACCGCCGGTTTAAGCTGATTCGCCATATTGGTGAGCTTACTGTGAAGCTCCGTATAATCCTGCGGTACCTTATCATAGCTGATAATGGCGTCACATGCTTTATCGACCTGGTCCAGCTGCTTATCCATATCCGCTACCCATGCGCTGTCGGACAGAGAATCCTCCGTAAATCCCGACAACTTATCCTGAATACTCTGAACAGTGCTGGTCATCGAGGTAAACTGACCGCCCAGAAATCCAAGGTACTCAGCCTTTCCCGCTGGTCCGTCCTTGCTGCCGCAGCCGGCAAATACCAACGAGGTTACAAGGACAGCCAGGGCAGACATAAAAAGCTTCTTTTTAACTTTCATGTTGCCCTCCGCAGCCGCCACAGCTGCCGCAGCCCTTCCCCGA containing:
- a CDS encoding MATE family efflux transporter, whose amino-acid sequence is MVNDMTRGKPAKILMVFMLPMLLGNIFQQLYNIVDTVIVGNYVGADALAAVGSTAAMVFLLVAVAMGLSMGCSVLISQYFGAGDKKNMRRAVFTSMVFILIVGAVVCALGLAISDWLLHLIQTPANIYEGASTYINIYYMGCIFLFTYNGLAAICRAVGDSKTPLYFLIVAALLNIVLDLVFVIYFNMGVAGVAWATLIAQGVSAVTCLIYVYFKVPVLKLHREDCVFDFKMLKDLLAYAIPSTVQQCIVSFSMMAIQGLVNSFGSVFIAGYTAATKIDSIAIQPLLSITMALSTFTAQNIGAGRTERVYEGFKVTILIVVIMCLAISGLIFLFGDVFIGAFVDSVADAGVIQVGVEYIRIVSVFYVVMGLMFSAGSVLRGAGDATAFMMGSLSNFVVRIAAAYILAGMIGASAIWWSIPMGWGVGLVVNYARYRSKKWENKAIISKKQIEA
- a CDS encoding MarR family winged helix-turn-helix transcriptional regulator, coding for MMFFKNISIIYRHSEILFQKRLSGMQLNNTEQSILLYLKHNDGVNQHAIARFFQFNKTTVAKTLSALEDMGLIKRETNCESKREKCVYLTEAGDKAVVAIKESRRQLEEEVMAEFTEEEKVLFDELSERIAVKVWKLNQESDG
- a CDS encoding DUF6376 family protein, translating into MKVKKKLFMSALAVLVTSLVFAGCGSKDGPAGKAEYLGFLGGQFTSMTSTVQSIQDKLSGFTEDSLSDSAWVADMDKQLDQVDKACDAIISYDKVPQDYTELHSKLTNMANQLKPAVAAYKTGIENKDYDALSSANEQVRTAAASLQAYIPELKNLLSGQN